ACTACTGCAACTGGTACGACTCTAGCAGGCCGGGGCCCGAAACGGGGGGATATTTCACCTCCGGTCCTGCGGGAGCCCGACCTCCGAGGGTATCCATTTCGAGTTTTCCGGCGCACACTGGCCGGAATGACAAATTACGCAGCACCTCGCCGCCCCTTGCCCACCAGCCCCTTCAAGCGCCAGGCGGAGGCAGCGCCGCGCAAGCACTTCGCCGTCGGCGACCGTGTCACCCACGACGGGTTCGGCCTCGGCCGGGTCATCGGTGTCGAGGGCGGTAGCGACATCGCCGTCCTCGTCGACTTCGGATCGCGGCAGGAACGCCTCACGCAGCCGTACACCGCGATGCACAGGCTCTGACCCCGGCCGTGCCGGCACCGGATTGCCGCAGGACCCGTGCGCCTTGGCGCTTCGGCGCCGGGACCCGATCTTCGCGCTCCTGAAGAGGTCGCGTGGGCGCGGCGCTACCTGGGGTGGTCGCGCCGGAGTTCGGCGTTGATGCGCAGGGCCTCTTCGAGCTGGTCTTCGAGGATGATGATGCGGCACGCCGCGTCGAGGGGGGTGCCCTGGTCGACGATCTCGCGGGCGCGGGCGGCGATGCGCAACTGGTAGCGGGAGTAGCGGCGGTGACCGCCGGCGGAGCGCTGCGGGGCGATGAGTTTGGCCTCGTCGAGGCTGCGGAGGAAGCCCGGCGTGGTGCCCAGGATCTCTGCGGCCCGGCCCATGGTGTAGGCGGGGTAGTCGTCGTCGTCGAACTTGCTCTCTGCGCTCACTGGGTCCTTTTTCGGGTCTGTGGCGTGGGTGGCCTGTTCCACCGGCACCTTCCTTCCTGGGAAACGGGTCGAGGGCCCCGGCGCGCTGTGCGCCGGGGCCCAGGGGTGTAGGGCTTCACTTCACCATCTACTGCACTACTGCTGCCGACCGTCGGGTCGGCCCGTAGTGTCCGCACCGCCCAGGGGATGGACGGGATGCGGGGATCGCGTATGCGTGACCGAGAACCACCTCTTCCATGACGTTCCATGACGATGGGTACTGCGGTGACCGCCCGGCAGTGAATGTGCGCCGGGGCGGGCGATCCGGCTGGGTGAACCCTTCCCTTCTCCTCTGTTGTACATCGTGCGAACTGCTGGGTACTGCGAACTGCTGGCGGCACCCGTCCTGCTGATACTGCGCGGTGCGAACCTCCGGTACTGCTGGAGGCCCGGCTCCCCGGGTGCTGCCGGTACTGCGTTCCTGCACGTGCGCGACCGCCACCGCCTCGGACCCCACGCACAACCGGGCCCGACGCGCCTGGCAGGTCACCCGCCCCCGCCGGACCCCTGCCATGACCGGGCCCCGCGGACTGACGACCTGCACGCCTCATGCATCACTGCTGTACCACCCGGGCAGTTCGTGTCTGCCCGTCCTGCTGTCCTGCTCTTCCAACACCAGGAACACTACACAGAGCACCGAGCAATGTCTACTCTCGCCGGAGCAGGTTTTCGCGCGGAGGCGGAGCACTAACGGTCGGAGCAGTCCAGGCCGGCAGCCTGCGGATGCTGCGAGAGGGCATCACGCAGGGCATGAGGTCGACGACGATGGCCTGTTCGGCCAGGCGCGCCAGCAGCCGGCTCAGGACCCTGTCGTCTCCGTCGCCGACGGCCGGCGGGGCGCACGTCGGCGGCGGCCGCACCGGGCCGCCAGATATCTCTCTCGGCCGCATCACATTTTCCCGCGCCCGATCACCGCTACGGGATCGGCACGGCCCGCCGGTGTCGGCGCGCGACGAGCCACAGCCGGAGTCCGTTCGGGGGCGGTCGTGCGCGTGTGCTGCGGCTGGAACTATCCTCTGGGGGCATGTCGAACCCTGATGCGCTGCTCGTCGAGATCGCCGCGATGGTGGAGTCCGAGCACAGCAACCAGATGCCCCTGACCGTGGTCGTTCCGGGCGCGGTCATCACCGGGCGCCTGGCGCCGGAGAGCCTGTGGCACGAGCGGGTCGCCGAAGTCCTGTCGGCCTCGGACCACTTGAAGCCGTTCGCCGCACTGTTCTCGAACCCCGCAGGCCGCGGCACCGGCGATATCGGTGATGGCACCTCACACCCAGCTCGGCCGACGCACCTGCACCTGCACGTCGCCCGAATCCTGCAAGGCAGCTACGGGCTGCCGCACACCGGAGGCATGTACCGCATCTCCATCGCCGACATCAGCAGCTGGACCGTGGGGGACCTCAGCTACACCGACCAATGACGCGCCCTCCCGGGATCGTCGGCGCCCGGGCCTGATCGTCGCCGCCTGCGCCGAGTGGGGGCACAGCACGCGGAGTGCCCCCGTCCTCGCGCACCGGCACGAGGCGGGGGCCGGGGACTCACTCCTTCGGAGCCTCCGGCTCCTCCACGAAGTCGACCTTCTTGAACTGCCGGTTCATCGACTTGGCCAGGAACCAGGTCGCCACGCCGAGGGCGGCGAAGACGACGAAGCCGAGGAGACCGGGGGTGACCTTGGCGTCGTCGACGGCGAGGTCGGCGGCGAGGCTGATGAGGTTCACGGGGGCGCTCATATCTCTATGGTGGCCCGGCTCACGGGGAGCCGGGCCATCGGGGGGTGGTTCAGTCGCGCGTGTCGGCGGCCTCGGCCGCCACGGTGGGGGTGCGCAGGCCGGCGAACAGGTCGTCCTCCGGCAGGTCCACGTCGACCAGGGTACGGGCGAGCTCGTAGTCCTCGGTGGGCCACACCTCGCGCTGGACCTCCAGCGGGACGCGGAACCACGGGCCGTCCGGGTCGATCTGGGTGGCGTGGGCGATCAGCGCGCGGTCGCGGGTCTCGAACCAGTCGTCGCAGCGGACCCGAGTGGTGATCTCCCGCTCCTTGCGGCCGCTCTTCTCCCAGCCCTCGATCCACTCGCCGTACGGCGACTCGTGGCCGTGCTCGGTGAGGTACTGGTGCAGGGCGCGGATGCGGCCCATCGGGAAGCCGTGGTTGTAGTAGACCTTGAGCGGCTGCCAGGGCTCGCCGGCCTCGGGGTAGGCGTCCGGGTCGCCCGCGGCGTCGAAGGCCAGCATGGTGATCTTGTGGGTCATGATGTGGTCCGGGTGCGGGTAGCCGCCGTTCTCGTCGTAGGTCGTGATGACCTGCGGCTTGAACTCGCGGATCAGCCGGACCAGCGGCTCGGCCGCCTCCTTCACGTCCTGCAGGGCGAAGCAGCCCTCCGGCAGCGGGGGCAGCGGGTCACCCTCGGGCAGCCCGGAGTCCACGAAGCCCAGCCAGGCCTGCTTGACGCCGAGGATGGCGCGCGCCTCGTCCATCTCCTTGCGCCGGACCTCGTGGATGTTCTCCTCGATGTACGGGTCCCCCTGGAGCTTGGGGTTGAGGACCGACCCGCGCTCGCCCCCCGTGCAGGTGGCCACCAGCACGTCCACACCCTGTTCGACGTACATGGCCATGGTGGCCGCGCCCTTGCTGGACTCGTCGTCCGGGTGGGCGTGCACCGCCATCAGTCGCAACTGCTCAGTCAACGCCTTGCGTTCCTTCCACATCCTCGGGCGTTCCGCGAAGTCCGGGTCGCCCACCACCGTACGAACCGCTCACTTCGGGGCCGCGTCGCCGCGGGGCCGACCCGCGCGAACCGCCGACCGGACCGGGCCCTGCCCCCGCCGGACCGGCCGCGGGCGTGCCCCTCCTATAGTGACGGACTGGAGGAGCGTCGCATTCCCCCGCACCACCCGCGCGGCCCCTCCCCAGGAGAGGACAGAGTCCGATGACTGCAGAGACCACCGCCACCCCGCTTCCCGAGGGGCGCTACGGCCGCGGCGGCGACCGCGACTCGGACCGCCGCCTGAAGGTGGTCGGCGCGGTCTGCGGCGTGCTGGGCCTGGGCCTGATCGCCTGGCTGGGCACCTCGTACCTGCTGCGCGAGACGAAGATCAACGGCTCGGTGCCGACCTTCCAGGTGCTCTCCGACTCCGAGGTCCAGCTGCACCTCACCGTGCGCAAGGGGGACGGGCAGGCGGGCACCTGTACGGTCCGTTCGCAGGGCGACGACCACGCGGTGGTCGGGGTGGCCGACTTCCCCGTCCCGGCGGCGGGCGACAGCTACGACGCCGTGGTCACCCTGCGCACCACGGCCCGCGGTACCACCGCCGAACTGCTGGGCTGCACGCCCGCGAAGTAGGGCGCATATTCGATCCGGGAGCGGGCATCCGTAGGAGGTCCCCGCACCGTCCTGTACGCGTCCCGTACGCGTTCTGTACACCGGGGCGTGACGCCGCCGTCAATGGCGCGCCAACGCCCCTCCCGCTTGTCGGCAGGACTTGTTAGTCTCGTGGTTTCGCCCCTTCCGCACCGGATGGTACGGGAGCGGGCGTTGCTTTGTAGTTGAGACCGATATCACCACCCACCGACCCTGCTGACGACTCACACCCTCAGCACAGCCCCAGCACCTACGAGGAGCACCCGTGACCCAGACCAGTGAGAACGTGACCTGGCTCACTCAGGCCGGCTACGACCAGCTCAAGGCCGAGCTGGATCACCTGACCGGGCCCTGGCGCATCGAGATCGCCCAGAAGATCGAGGCGGCGCGCGAGGAGGGCGACCTCAAGGAGAACGCCGGTTACCACGCGGCGAAGGAGGAGCAGGGCAAGTACGAGCTGCGCATCCGCCAGCTGACCCAGCTGCTGGAGCGCGCCAAGGTCGGCGAGGCCCCGGCCGACTCGGGCATGGTGGCCCCGGGCATGGTCGTCACGGTCGCCTTCGACGGCGACGAGGACGACCTGATGGAGTTCCTGCTGGCCTCCCGCGAGGTCGCGGGCGCCGACGACCTGGACGTCTACTCGCCGCAGTCGCCGCTGGGTCGCGCGATCGACGGCAAGCGGATCGGCGACGAGGCCACCTACGACCTGCCGAACGGCAAGCCGGCCATGGTGAAGATCGTCAAGGTCGTGCCGCACGCCGGCTGAGCCGGCCCCGCACGGTCGAGGGCGGCCGCGGAGTCAGTGACTCCGCGGCCGCCCTCCCGCGTAGGCGGCGGTACCGCCTCAGGCCGTGGACGAGCGGTACTTGCGCACCGACAGCCACGAGAACACCGCCGTGATGACCACGGACCAGAGCACCGACACCAGCGCCGCGTGCTGCATCGGCCAGGCCGGGTCCACCGGCCCGACCTGGTTGCCGAACAGCACCCGGCAGGCCTGCACGGTGGCACTGAACGGGTTCCAGTACGCGACCTGCTGCAGCCAGCCCGGCATCGAGCTGACCGGCACGAAGGCGTTGGACACGAAGGTCAGCGGGAACAGCCAGATCAGCCCGGCCGAGGTGGCCGCCTCGGGGCTGCGCACCGACAGCCCGATCAGCGCTCCGATCCAGGAGAAGGCGTAGCCGAGCAGGAGCAGCAGGCCGAACGCGCCGAGCGCCTTGAGCAGCCCCTCGTGGATCCGCCAGCCGACCAGCAGCGCGACCAGCGCCAGCACGACCAGGGTGAACGCGGTCTGGCACAGGTCGGCGAGGGTGCGGCCGACCAGCACCGCCGAGCGGGCCATCGGCAGCGAGCGGAAGCGGTCCACCAGGCCCTTGGTCATGTCCTCCGCGATGCCGGCCGAGGCGCCGGCGA
The genomic region above belongs to Streptomyces sp. 1331.2 and contains:
- a CDS encoding helix-turn-helix domain-containing protein; translation: MGRAAEILGTTPGFLRSLDEAKLIAPQRSAGGHRRYSRYQLRIAARAREIVDQGTPLDAACRIIILEDQLEEALRINAELRRDHPR
- the mca gene encoding mycothiol conjugate amidase Mca, giving the protein MTEQLRLMAVHAHPDDESSKGAATMAMYVEQGVDVLVATCTGGERGSVLNPKLQGDPYIEENIHEVRRKEMDEARAILGVKQAWLGFVDSGLPEGDPLPPLPEGCFALQDVKEAAEPLVRLIREFKPQVITTYDENGGYPHPDHIMTHKITMLAFDAAGDPDAYPEAGEPWQPLKVYYNHGFPMGRIRALHQYLTEHGHESPYGEWIEGWEKSGRKEREITTRVRCDDWFETRDRALIAHATQIDPDGPWFRVPLEVQREVWPTEDYELARTLVDVDLPEDDLFAGLRTPTVAAEAADTRD
- a CDS encoding DUF4307 domain-containing protein; amino-acid sequence: MTAETTATPLPEGRYGRGGDRDSDRRLKVVGAVCGVLGLGLIAWLGTSYLLRETKINGSVPTFQVLSDSEVQLHLTVRKGDGQAGTCTVRSQGDDHAVVGVADFPVPAAGDSYDAVVTLRTTARGTTAELLGCTPAK
- the greA gene encoding transcription elongation factor GreA, giving the protein MTQTSENVTWLTQAGYDQLKAELDHLTGPWRIEIAQKIEAAREEGDLKENAGYHAAKEEQGKYELRIRQLTQLLERAKVGEAPADSGMVAPGMVVTVAFDGDEDDLMEFLLASREVAGADDLDVYSPQSPLGRAIDGKRIGDEATYDLPNGKPAMVKIVKVVPHAG
- a CDS encoding ABC transporter permease, encoding MSTATEHAIGAAMPTPRRGLSATLHDSWVVAKRNLRRMSRIPEIVVFGLMQPVMFVLLFSYVMGGAIRIPGANSSSHTYIQFLMAGIFAQTVTFAVAGASAGIAEDMTKGLVDRFRSLPMARSAVLVGRTLADLCQTAFTLVVLALVALLVGWRIHEGLLKALGAFGLLLLLGYAFSWIGALIGLSVRSPEAATSAGLIWLFPLTFVSNAFVPVSSMPGWLQQVAYWNPFSATVQACRVLFGNQVGPVDPAWPMQHAALVSVLWSVVITAVFSWLSVRKYRSSTA